From one Planktothrix agardhii NIES-204 genomic stretch:
- the sufR gene encoding putative ArsR family transcriptional regulator — protein MATTQHQSTKHDILQLLLKQAQATAQELAETLDISPQAIRRHLKDLEMEGLIAYNSVQVGMGRPQHVYELTTQGREHFPNRYDEFAISFLDTLTQTVGHEKVSQILHKQWQRKAIEYREKVGKGSLKERVEKLVELRKTEGYMAEWYLLESEPLDTNNHERYILTEHHCAISNVAESFPSVCGHELEMFGEILADCTVERTHWIVNGEHRCGYLIIGGNR, from the coding sequence ATGGCCACCACTCAACACCAGTCCACAAAACACGATATTCTGCAACTCCTCCTGAAACAAGCACAGGCGACGGCCCAGGAGTTAGCAGAAACCCTTGATATCAGTCCCCAAGCAATTCGTCGCCATCTCAAAGATTTGGAAATGGAGGGTTTAATTGCCTACAACTCGGTGCAGGTGGGGATGGGACGCCCTCAGCACGTTTATGAACTCACAACTCAAGGACGGGAACATTTTCCTAACCGTTATGATGAGTTTGCGATTTCCTTTCTGGATACTTTAACGCAAACCGTCGGACATGAAAAGGTGAGTCAAATTTTACACAAACAATGGCAACGAAAAGCCATAGAATATCGGGAAAAAGTTGGCAAGGGTTCGTTAAAAGAACGGGTGGAAAAATTAGTGGAATTAAGGAAAACTGAAGGCTATATGGCCGAATGGTATTTACTGGAGTCGGAACCATTGGATACTAATAATCATGAACGTTATATATTAACTGAACATCATTGTGCTATTTCTAATGTGGCGGAATCTTTTCCCAGTGTTTGTGGCCATGAGTTAGAAATGTTTGGGGAAATCTTAGCAGATTGTACGGTGGAAAGAACCCATTGGATTGTTAATGGTGAACATCGTTGTGGGTATTTAATTATCGGAGGGAACAGGTAA
- the sufD gene encoding FeS assembly protein SufD, whose product MNNITITEKQEVSYLNHLLEQIQGGLSEPSLPSQISVQLQQIRDHALTWIKELEIPTKRDEEWRFTDLSPLLANRFKMANFVQLENQAIASLILPESEHKRIVFVNGIYAPHLSDITEIPDGIFIGNLAELPEQFRDRLPDYLSQQQGNQDVFATLNSTGLKDAAVLWVDKNKILEDPIHLLFIGLPDNIPVINQPRTLIVAETGSSITLIEHYATADIFGCSDQVKVQPYFTNAVTEIYLEENAQVNHTRLQRGSGSAFHIGKNAVFQARNSRYTCHAISLGSKLSRHNLEVYQRGEGTETTLNGLTLIGSEQLADTHSSMMLNHQHGTFNQVHKCIIDDKAHGIFNGKVFVPQTAQFTNANQLSRNLLLSSKGRIDTKPQLEIVADNVKCSHGATVSQLEADEVFYLRSRGLSEQMSRHLLIDAFAAEILGKLPSETLTQVLSRCVSCRTDFS is encoded by the coding sequence ATGAATAATATTACCATCACAGAAAAACAGGAAGTGTCCTATTTAAACCATCTGTTAGAACAAATTCAAGGAGGACTTTCTGAGCCTTCGCTTCCCTCTCAAATTTCCGTTCAATTGCAACAGATTCGAGATCATGCTTTAACTTGGATTAAGGAATTAGAAATCCCAACAAAACGGGATGAAGAATGGCGGTTTACCGATTTATCTCCTTTATTAGCCAATCGTTTTAAAATGGCTAATTTTGTTCAGTTAGAAAATCAAGCGATCGCTTCTTTAATTCTACCCGAATCTGAACATAAACGGATAGTATTTGTTAATGGAATTTATGCCCCCCATCTCTCTGATATTACAGAAATTCCCGATGGTATTTTTATTGGGAATTTAGCAGAACTTCCCGAACAATTTAGAGATCGTCTTCCTGACTATCTCAGTCAACAACAGGGAAATCAAGACGTTTTTGCCACCCTCAATTCCACCGGATTAAAGGATGCGGCTGTCCTTTGGGTTGACAAAAATAAAATTCTTGAAGACCCGATTCATTTATTATTTATTGGCCTACCGGATAATATCCCGGTGATCAATCAACCCCGCACCTTAATTGTAGCAGAAACTGGCAGTTCAATAACCTTGATTGAACATTATGCCACGGCGGACATTTTTGGATGTTCTGATCAGGTAAAAGTTCAACCCTATTTTACCAATGCGGTAACAGAAATCTACCTAGAAGAAAACGCTCAAGTCAATCATACCAGGCTACAACGGGGATCTGGATCTGCATTTCATATTGGTAAAAACGCGGTTTTTCAAGCTCGAAATAGTCGCTATACTTGCCATGCAATTAGCTTAGGATCTAAACTATCTCGCCATAATTTAGAGGTTTATCAACGGGGAGAAGGGACGGAAACAACCCTGAATGGATTAACCTTAATTGGAAGTGAACAGTTAGCTGATACCCACAGTTCTATGATGCTGAATCATCAACATGGTACATTTAATCAAGTTCATAAATGTATTATTGACGACAAGGCACATGGAATTTTTAATGGTAAAGTATTTGTACCACAAACGGCACAGTTTACTAATGCTAATCAACTGAGTCGGAATTTATTGCTATCTTCAAAAGGAAGAATAGACACTAAACCCCAGTTAGAAATTGTGGCGGATAATGTTAAATGTTCTCACGGTGCTACCGTCAGTCAATTAGAAGCAGATGAAGTCTTCTATTTGCGGAGTCGGGGGTTAAGTGAACAGATGAGTCGTCACCTCTTAATTGATGCTTTTGCAGCAGAAATTTTAGGCAAATTACCATCAGAAACATTAACCCAAGTTTTATCCCGTTGCGTTTCCTGTCGCACTGACTTCAGTTAA
- the sufB gene encoding FeS assembly protein SufB: MSASVKTLVNQPYKYGFVTDIESDTIPRGLSEDVVRLISAKKNEPEFMLNFRLRAYKQWLKMAEPTWPHVNYPAIDYQSIIYYSAPKVEQKKTSLDEVDPTLLETFEKLGIPLNEQKRLSNVAVDAVFDSVSIATTFKEKLAEDGVIFCSISEAVKEHPELIEKYLGSVVPVADNFFAALNSAVFSDGSFVYIPKGVQCPMDLSTYFRINNGDSGQFERTLIVAEAGSSVTYLEGCTAPMFDTNQLHAAVVELVTLDNAEIKYSTVQNWYAGDEEGKGGIYNFVTKRGLCKGVNSKISWTQVETGSAITWKYPSCLLVGDNSVGEFYSVALTNNKQQADTGTKMIHIGKNTRSTIISKGISAGKSSNSYRGLVKMGPKAAGARNYSQCDSMLIGDRAQANTFPYIQVENNSAKVEHEASTSKIGEDQLFYFSQRGISAEDAISMMISGFCKDVFSKLPMEFAVEADKLLSLKLEGTVG, from the coding sequence ATGAGTGCTTCCGTTAAAACCCTGGTCAACCAACCGTACAAATACGGCTTTGTCACCGATATTGAGTCAGACACCATACCCCGTGGACTCAGTGAGGATGTTGTCCGCCTGATTTCAGCTAAAAAAAACGAGCCAGAATTCATGCTCAACTTCCGTTTACGAGCCTATAAGCAATGGCTAAAAATGGCAGAACCCACCTGGCCTCATGTCAACTATCCGGCCATTGATTATCAATCTATTATCTACTATTCCGCGCCCAAAGTTGAACAGAAAAAAACCAGTTTAGACGAAGTTGACCCGACTTTATTAGAAACCTTTGAAAAATTAGGCATTCCTTTAAACGAACAAAAACGCCTGTCTAATGTAGCCGTTGATGCGGTTTTTGATAGTGTTTCTATTGCCACCACCTTTAAAGAAAAATTAGCTGAAGATGGGGTAATTTTCTGTTCTATTTCTGAAGCAGTTAAAGAACATCCTGAACTGATTGAAAAATATTTAGGTAGTGTGGTTCCCGTTGCCGATAATTTCTTCGCCGCCTTAAATTCTGCCGTGTTTAGTGATGGGTCATTTGTTTATATTCCGAAAGGGGTACAATGTCCGATGGATTTGTCTACCTATTTTCGGATTAATAATGGAGATTCTGGACAGTTTGAACGCACCTTAATTGTAGCAGAAGCAGGCAGTTCTGTCACCTATTTAGAAGGTTGTACCGCCCCGATGTTTGACACGAATCAACTGCATGCGGCTGTGGTAGAATTGGTAACTTTAGATAATGCGGAAATCAAATATTCAACGGTGCAAAATTGGTACGCCGGAGATGAAGAAGGCAAGGGCGGAATTTACAACTTTGTCACCAAACGAGGATTATGTAAAGGAGTCAATTCTAAGATTTCTTGGACACAGGTAGAAACCGGGTCTGCTATTACTTGGAAATATCCCAGTTGTCTATTAGTTGGGGATAATTCCGTAGGAGAATTTTATTCTGTTGCGCTGACTAATAATAAACAACAAGCAGACACGGGAACCAAAATGATTCATATTGGTAAAAATACCCGCAGCACGATTATTTCTAAAGGAATTTCTGCCGGGAAATCCTCCAATAGTTATCGCGGTTTAGTTAAAATGGGGCCGAAAGCGGCTGGGGCGAGAAATTATTCCCAGTGTGATTCTATGTTAATTGGAGATAGGGCCCAAGCTAATACTTTTCCCTATATTCAAGTGGAAAATAATAGTGCCAAAGTTGAACACGAAGCCTCTACTTCTAAAATAGGAGAAGACCAACTTTTCTATTTTTCTCAACGGGGCATTTCTGCTGAAGATGCTATATCAATGATGATTAGCGGTTTCTGTAAAGATGTGTTCAGTAAATTACCGATGGAATTTGCCGTCGAAGCTGATAAATTATTGAGCTTAAAATTAGAAGGAACCGTGGGTTAA
- a CDS encoding putative helicase — protein MSTKFFTNREENTLIKKFEGVFTYNPNIQYFDALVGYFRASGYFRIRPFLNQVPNIRILVGINIDKMLADAHKSGLDFFSNYQRTKEDFIREIQKDIAQANYDKDTENGILQFIDDIIQKKIQVKAHPEKKIHAKVYILRPEPFNQHTPATVITGSSNLTDAGLGGGNFYNYEFNVQLTEYPDVQFATAEFEKLWAESVDILPVDIQGIKKETYLNEETSTFELYIKLLTEYFDKNIDYDPDSIGDLPQNFKKLSYQIDAVNEGFNMLLKHNGFILADVVGLGKTVIAAMVAKKFLIQNGRDNTKILVVYPPAVEKNWKDTFKNFNIDKYTKFITNGSLEKILEPHQDYWKKEEYDLVIADEAHKFRNHKTGAFQNLQLICKSPRANQEGLIKGSQKKVILVSATPLNNRPDDIFYQIQMFQDARQSTLPMTNLTAFFSPLMEQYKSLKRFEELDVNKLRDIYGKIRKNVIEPITIRRTRTDLENIAEYKLDLIAQEINFPKVEPPKKVEYIMDEKLNQLFHKTVICLTDKAQLKYSRYQAIAGLNPEIQSKYYGNAETVSKSLAFIMKTQLIKRLESSFYAFKKSLSNFQQATDRMIEMFANDKIFIAPDTNINKLLDKGWSDEQIEEEIEKLSADNPKNQTFKKADFKPDFIENLENDSRLLKELVKNWNAIENDPKLDVFIEQLNKLFLDKKTNLEGKLVIFSESKDTVNYLAEALQNRGRKDVLVVSSKNRNQLYDTIVTNFDANWAEEKQVNNYSIIITTEVLAEGVNLHRSNVIIHYDTPWNSTKLMQRIGRVNRIGTKANAIYNYVFYPSAQGDSQIQLNKTAFMKIQAFHTAFGEDNQVFSTDEILDEVKLFSGTYKEEQDERLKFLYFLRNFRKNNKTWFDKIKKMPLKSRVGRSSTKINKPDLQNGTAAFLKTDKKFEFYWVDSNNQPREITPIEAFKIFEANQNEKNAKLIPSHHDHVNNAIKHFETLEYELVQAQTDPEALGGVAQSAKKWLSGMINHPKLTEKQRDNIKKIINLIDIGKYTNLPSEVDKLQKKKVNLDTAILEIDKIAERYSVNFSDIQKGQKRKVEKPVLIISESFE, from the coding sequence ATGTCAACAAAATTTTTCACGAATAGGGAAGAAAACACTTTAATTAAAAAGTTTGAAGGGGTTTTTACCTATAATCCCAACATTCAATATTTTGACGCTTTAGTAGGCTACTTCAGAGCATCAGGTTATTTCAGAATCCGACCATTTTTAAACCAAGTTCCAAATATTAGAATATTGGTGGGTATCAACATTGACAAAATGCTGGCTGATGCTCACAAATCTGGGCTTGATTTTTTTAGCAATTACCAAAGAACAAAAGAAGATTTTATCAGGGAAATTCAAAAAGATATTGCACAAGCCAATTATGATAAAGATACCGAAAACGGTATTTTACAATTCATTGACGATATAATTCAAAAAAAAATACAAGTAAAAGCCCATCCCGAAAAAAAAATCCACGCTAAAGTTTATATTTTACGTCCTGAACCATTTAATCAACATACACCAGCCACAGTAATCACGGGTTCTTCAAATCTTACCGATGCGGGACTGGGTGGAGGAAACTTTTATAATTATGAGTTCAATGTTCAACTAACAGAATATCCTGATGTGCAATTTGCGACCGCAGAATTTGAAAAACTTTGGGCTGAATCTGTTGATATATTGCCAGTTGATATTCAGGGTATCAAAAAAGAAACTTATTTGAATGAAGAAACCAGTACCTTTGAATTATATATAAAATTGCTGACTGAATATTTTGACAAAAATATTGATTATGACCCAGACTCAATAGGTGATTTACCTCAAAACTTTAAAAAACTTTCTTATCAAATTGATGCCGTAAATGAAGGCTTTAATATGCTGCTAAAACACAACGGCTTTATCTTAGCTGATGTTGTGGGATTAGGTAAAACTGTTATTGCAGCCATGGTTGCCAAAAAGTTTTTAATCCAAAATGGTAGAGACAATACAAAAATATTAGTTGTTTATCCGCCAGCAGTTGAAAAAAACTGGAAAGACACTTTTAAGAATTTTAATATTGACAAATATACCAAATTTATCACGAATGGAAGCCTGGAAAAAATATTGGAACCCCATCAAGACTATTGGAAAAAAGAAGAATATGATTTAGTGATAGCGGATGAAGCGCACAAGTTTCGCAATCACAAAACAGGTGCTTTTCAAAACTTACAATTAATTTGCAAAAGCCCCAGAGCCAATCAGGAAGGTTTAATCAAAGGTAGTCAGAAAAAAGTAATTTTAGTATCTGCAACACCTTTGAATAACAGACCCGATGATATTTTTTATCAAATACAAATGTTTCAGGATGCTAGACAGTCAACACTTCCTATGACAAATTTGACTGCTTTTTTTAGTCCCTTAATGGAGCAATACAAAAGCCTAAAACGCTTTGAAGAATTAGATGTAAATAAGCTTAGAGATATTTATGGGAAAATTCGTAAAAATGTAATTGAACCTATTACTATTCGGAGAACACGAACTGACCTGGAAAATATTGCTGAATATAAATTAGACTTAATAGCACAAGAAATCAACTTCCCAAAAGTAGAACCACCTAAAAAAGTCGAATATATAATGGATGAAAAACTAAATCAGTTGTTTCATAAAACTGTTATTTGTCTGACGGATAAAGCTCAACTAAAATACAGCCGTTATCAAGCCATTGCCGGATTAAACCCAGAAATTCAAAGCAAGTATTACGGGAACGCAGAAACAGTTTCTAAATCCTTAGCATTTATTATGAAAACTCAGTTAATTAAAAGATTAGAAAGTAGTTTTTATGCCTTTAAAAAATCCCTAAGCAATTTTCAACAAGCCACCGATAGAATGATTGAAATGTTTGCTAATGACAAAATATTTATCGCACCGGATACTAATATAAACAAGCTGTTAGATAAGGGTTGGAGTGATGAACAAATTGAGGAGGAAATAGAAAAACTAAGCGCGGATAATCCGAAAAACCAAACTTTTAAAAAAGCTGATTTTAAGCCAGATTTTATTGAAAATTTAGAGAATGATTCTCGACTTTTAAAGGAATTGGTTAAAAATTGGAATGCTATAGAAAACGATCCAAAATTGGATGTGTTTATTGAACAATTAAATAAACTATTTCTTGATAAAAAAACAAATTTAGAAGGTAAATTAGTAATATTTTCGGAGTCAAAAGATACCGTTAATTATTTAGCCGAGGCTTTACAAAATAGAGGTAGAAAAGATGTATTAGTAGTTTCTAGTAAAAATAGAAATCAATTGTATGATACCATAGTAACTAACTTTGATGCTAACTGGGCGGAAGAAAAACAGGTAAACAATTACAGTATAATTATTACTACTGAGGTTTTAGCAGAAGGAGTAAATTTGCATCGTTCTAATGTCATTATCCACTATGATACACCTTGGAACTCAACCAAATTGATGCAAAGAATTGGGCGGGTGAATCGGATTGGTACTAAAGCAAATGCTATTTATAATTATGTTTTTTATCCTTCGGCCCAAGGAGATTCGCAAATTCAGTTAAATAAAACTGCTTTTATGAAAATTCAGGCTTTTCATACCGCATTTGGGGAGGATAATCAAGTGTTTTCAACCGATGAAATTTTAGATGAAGTTAAACTTTTTAGTGGAACTTATAAGGAGGAACAAGATGAGCGCTTAAAGTTTCTTTACTTCCTACGCAATTTCAGGAAAAATAACAAAACTTGGTTTGATAAAATCAAAAAAATGCCTTTAAAATCAAGGGTGGGAAGAAGTTCAACTAAAATTAATAAACCTGATTTACAAAATGGCACGGCGGCATTTTTAAAGACAGATAAAAAGTTTGAATTTTATTGGGTGGATAGCAACAACCAACCCAGAGAAATTACACCCATTGAAGCATTTAAGATATTTGAAGCTAATCAAAACGAAAAAAATGCAAAATTAATCCCCAGTCATCACGACCATGTAAACAACGCAATTAAACATTTTGAAACACTTGAATATGAGTTAGTTCAGGCGCAAACAGACCCGGAAGCATTAGGCGGTGTGGCGCAAAGTGCAAAAAAATGGCTTTCAGGAATGATTAACCATCCCAAATTAACGGAGAAACAAAGGGATAATATTAAGAAAATTATCAACCTGATTGATATAGGGAAATATACTAATTTGCCTTCGGAGGTTGACAAGCTGCAAAAGAAAAAAGTAAACTTAGATACGGCGATTTTAGAAATTGATAAAATTGCTGAACGATATAGTGTTAATTTCTCGGATATCCAAAAAGGACAAAAGAGAAAAGTTGAGAAACCAGTTTTAATTATTTCAGAATCTTTTGAATAA
- a CDS encoding putative esterase: MTVATNPNKTVISVNGVDHYCEWVTTANSTPGSKPVMVFIHGWGGSGRYWESTAQALSQEFDCLIYDLRGFGRSNSSPEVTDKSPSERYELIEYAEDLVTLLDQLNLDKVYINAHSMGGSIAMLFLNKYPQRVERAILTCSGIFEYDEKTFNTFHKFSRYVVMFRPKWLTLIPGMDKMFMARFLYRPIPRNLSQAFLEDFLLADFDAAYGTVLTSVSKAATEWLPAEFKKLTVPTLLVAGEYDQIIPAEMGRQAATLNPNVQLAILKDTAHFPMLEDPDTYLQNVREFLGI; the protein is encoded by the coding sequence ATGACTGTAGCCACAAATCCAAATAAAACCGTAATTTCTGTTAATGGAGTCGATCATTATTGTGAGTGGGTGACAACAGCCAACTCCACACCCGGAAGCAAACCTGTAATGGTTTTTATTCATGGTTGGGGAGGTTCGGGACGCTATTGGGAAAGCACCGCCCAGGCATTATCCCAGGAATTTGATTGTTTAATTTATGATTTACGCGGGTTTGGACGGTCAAATTCCTCCCCAGAGGTCACGGATAAATCACCATCAGAACGTTATGAATTAATTGAATATGCTGAAGATTTAGTCACTTTATTAGACCAGTTAAATTTAGACAAAGTTTATATCAATGCTCACTCCATGGGGGGTTCCATTGCTATGTTATTTTTAAATAAATACCCCCAACGAGTCGAACGAGCGATTTTAACCTGTAGTGGCATCTTTGAATATGACGAAAAAACCTTCAATACCTTTCACAAATTTAGTCGTTATGTTGTCATGTTTCGCCCTAAATGGTTAACCTTAATTCCCGGGATGGATAAAATGTTTATGGCTCGGTTTCTGTATCGTCCAATTCCTCGCAATTTGAGTCAAGCCTTTTTAGAAGATTTTCTCTTAGCGGATTTTGATGCCGCCTATGGAACCGTATTAACCTCCGTTTCAAAAGCAGCAACGGAATGGCTCCCCGCAGAATTTAAAAAATTAACCGTTCCCACCCTATTAGTCGCTGGAGAATACGACCAAATTATTCCCGCAGAAATGGGAAGACAAGCCGCCACTTTAAACCCTAATGTTCAGTTAGCAATTCTCAAAGATACGGCTCATTTTCCCATGTTAGAAGATCCCGATACTTACTTACAAAATGTCCGAGAATTTTTAGGAATTTGA
- a CDS encoding ABC transporter related has protein sequence MSIIIAEQLGKVYPVAIKEPGFKGTIRHFFQRTYQNIQAVKEVSFKIESGEVVGFLGANGAGKTTTLKMLTGLIYPSSGFVEVAHHNPFKRQSKFLQKITLVMGQKQQLIWDLPALDSLRINAAVYGISDSEYRQRVGELSEMLSLEGKLKQPVRKLSLGERMKVELMAALLHRPQVLFLDEPTLGLDVNAQVSVREFLAEYNRRYQATILLTSHYMADITALCKRVILIHQGQLIYDGSLEGLLEQFSPYREVKIELEHSSPEVLESCRQKLLTYAEIESMEGQVVRLLVKRDTLTTTVAKILAEFNILDLTVSDPPIENVIGRVFRAGVVD, from the coding sequence ATGTCAATTATTATTGCTGAACAACTAGGTAAAGTTTATCCCGTCGCCATCAAAGAACCCGGATTTAAAGGAACCATTCGCCATTTTTTCCAACGAACCTATCAGAATATACAAGCTGTTAAAGAAGTTTCTTTTAAAATTGAATCGGGGGAAGTAGTGGGATTTTTAGGAGCCAATGGAGCCGGAAAAACCACAACTTTAAAAATGTTAACGGGGTTAATTTATCCCTCTAGCGGATTTGTGGAAGTTGCCCATCATAATCCTTTTAAACGTCAATCTAAGTTTTTACAAAAAATCACCCTGGTTATGGGTCAAAAACAACAGTTAATCTGGGATTTACCCGCCTTAGATTCTTTGAGAATTAATGCCGCCGTTTATGGAATTTCTGATAGTGAATATCGTCAACGGGTAGGGGAATTAAGCGAGATGTTATCCCTAGAAGGAAAGTTAAAACAACCCGTGCGAAAACTGTCTTTAGGGGAACGCATGAAGGTGGAATTAATGGCGGCTTTATTACATCGTCCTCAAGTCTTGTTTTTAGATGAACCTACCTTGGGATTAGATGTTAATGCTCAAGTCAGTGTTCGGGAATTTTTAGCTGAATATAATCGTCGTTATCAAGCTACAATTTTGTTAACCAGTCACTATATGGCTGATATTACAGCATTGTGTAAACGGGTGATTTTAATTCATCAAGGACAGTTAATTTATGATGGCAGTTTAGAGGGGTTATTAGAACAATTTTCTCCCTATAGAGAAGTTAAAATCGAATTAGAACATTCTTCCCCTGAAGTATTAGAAAGTTGTCGTCAGAAATTATTAACCTATGCAGAAATTGAATCCATGGAGGGTCAAGTTGTGCGCTTATTAGTCAAGCGCGATACCTTAACTACAACGGTCGCTAAGATATTAGCGGAATTCAATATACTAGACTTAACCGTGAGTGACCCTCCAATTGAAAATGTAATTGGGCGAGTTTTTCGGGCTGGGGTTGTTGATTAA
- a CDS encoding FeS assembly ATPase SufC, with translation MIKENSEVILSVKNLTANIEDKEILKGFNLEVKAGEIHAIMGLNGSGKSTFSKVLSGHPSYQVTGGEITFLGQNLLELAPEERALAGIFLAFQYPIEIPGVSNLDFLRVAYNAHQKHKGLEELDAFDFDELVREKIDIVKMRDEFLERSVNEGFSGGEKKRNEILQMALLEPKLAILDETDSGLDIDALRIVASGVNQLANENNALLLITHYQRLLDYIVPDFVHVVSDGRIIKTGTKELALELEEQGYDDVVSASMVGV, from the coding sequence ATGATTAAAGAGAACAGCGAAGTGATTCTATCCGTTAAAAATTTAACGGCTAATATTGAAGATAAGGAAATCCTTAAAGGCTTTAATTTAGAAGTCAAAGCCGGAGAAATCCATGCTATTATGGGTTTAAATGGTTCGGGAAAAAGCACTTTTTCTAAAGTCTTAAGCGGACATCCCAGCTACCAAGTCACCGGAGGAGAAATTACCTTTCTGGGTCAAAATTTATTAGAATTAGCACCAGAAGAACGCGCCTTAGCTGGTATTTTCTTAGCGTTTCAATATCCAATTGAAATTCCGGGCGTGAGTAATTTAGACTTTTTGAGAGTTGCCTATAATGCCCATCAAAAACATAAAGGGTTAGAAGAATTAGATGCCTTTGATTTTGATGAATTAGTCCGAGAAAAAATAGATATTGTGAAAATGCGGGATGAATTTTTAGAACGCAGTGTTAATGAAGGTTTTTCTGGAGGTGAGAAAAAACGCAATGAAATTTTACAAATGGCGTTATTAGAACCAAAATTAGCGATTTTAGATGAAACAGATTCTGGTTTAGATATTGATGCGTTGCGAATTGTCGCCAGTGGAGTCAATCAATTAGCCAATGAAAATAACGCTCTATTATTGATTACCCATTATCAACGGTTATTAGATTATATTGTACCGGATTTTGTTCATGTTGTATCGGATGGACGAATTATTAAAACCGGGACAAAAGAACTGGCTTTAGAATTGGAAGAACAGGGTTATGATGATGTTGTTTCTGCGTCCATGGTGGGGGTTTAA
- a CDS encoding SufS subfamily cysteine desulfurase has product MLTQEKTLAEIVRQDFPILHQEVNGHPLVYLDNAATSQKPLAVLNALQDYYQNYNSNVHRGVHALSAKATDTYEAARLKVAQFIKAKSYKEIVYTRNASEAINIVAYSWGLNTLKTGDEIILSVMEHHSNLVPWQMVAKKTGAVIKFVELTETQEFDLEQFKTLISDKTKLVSVVHISNTLGCINPIEEITQIAHQYGAKVLIDACQSAPHTALDVQKIDCDWLVASGHKMCAPTGIGFLYGKLEVLEAMPPFFGGGEMIDEVFLDHFTVGALPHKFEAGTPAIGEAIALGAAIDYLTLIGMDKIEDYEHELTAYLFERLREIPELKLYGPQPNAKGEGRAALASFSVDGIHANDLSTMLDDGGVAIRSGHHCTQPLHRYLGLNSSARASLYFYNTKQEIDVFIVALKDAIAFFKEIMS; this is encoded by the coding sequence ATGTTAACTCAAGAAAAAACCCTGGCTGAAATTGTTCGTCAAGATTTCCCTATTTTGCATCAGGAAGTCAACGGTCATCCTTTAGTCTATTTAGATAATGCGGCAACTTCTCAGAAACCCTTAGCGGTCTTAAATGCCCTGCAAGACTATTATCAAAATTATAATTCTAATGTGCATCGAGGGGTTCATGCGTTAAGTGCAAAAGCGACGGATACCTACGAAGCCGCCCGGTTGAAAGTTGCCCAATTTATTAAGGCTAAATCCTATAAAGAAATTGTTTATACCCGCAATGCCAGTGAAGCTATTAATATTGTAGCCTATTCTTGGGGATTAAATACCTTAAAAACCGGAGATGAAATTATTCTCAGTGTTATGGAACATCATAGTAATTTAGTTCCTTGGCAAATGGTCGCAAAAAAAACCGGAGCGGTGATTAAATTTGTCGAGTTAACAGAAACTCAAGAATTTGATTTAGAACAATTTAAAACCCTAATTTCTGACAAGACTAAATTAGTTTCGGTTGTTCATATTTCTAATACATTAGGTTGTATTAATCCCATTGAAGAAATTACTCAAATTGCCCATCAATACGGCGCAAAAGTATTAATAGATGCTTGCCAAAGTGCGCCCCATACTGCCTTAGATGTGCAGAAAATTGATTGTGATTGGTTAGTGGCATCTGGTCATAAAATGTGCGCTCCTACGGGTATCGGCTTTTTATATGGCAAATTAGAGGTATTAGAAGCCATGCCGCCGTTTTTTGGGGGAGGAGAAATGATTGATGAAGTGTTTTTAGATCATTTTACAGTGGGAGCATTACCCCATAAATTTGAAGCGGGAACTCCGGCGATTGGAGAAGCAATTGCTTTGGGTGCGGCTATTGATTATTTAACATTAATTGGTATGGATAAAATAGAAGATTATGAGCATGAATTAACCGCCTATTTATTTGAAAGATTGCGAGAAATTCCCGAATTAAAACTTTATGGCCCCCAACCCAATGCTAAGGGAGAAGGGAGAGCCGCCTTAGCTTCTTTTAGCGTGGATGGGATTCATGCCAATGATTTATCAACTATGTTAGATGATGGGGGGGTTGCTATTCGTTCAGGACATCATTGTACCCAACCCTTACATCGTTATTTAGGCTTAAATTCTAGCGCCAGAGCGAGTTTGTATTTCTACAATACTAAACAAGAAATTGATGTTTTTATTGTAGCATTAAAAGATGCGATCGCATTTTTTAAAGAAATAATGAGTTAG